Below is a genomic region from Microbacterium sp. LWO12-1.2.
ATCGGGATCACCACGCTGAGCACGCCGTTGTCATAAGCGGCGCTGATGCCCTGCGCGTCTACGTCGTCACCGATCGTGAAGCGGCGGACATAGGAACCGAACGGACGCTCCTGTGCCAGCCACCGCGAGTTGTCACGGTTCGCCTCGGTGCGTTCTGCGCGGATCGTCAGGAGGTGACCATCGACGTCGACATCGACCGATCCGGGGTCCACCCCGGGGAGGTCGGCGTTGAGGACGTAGCGGTCGCCTTCACGGAACAGGTCCACCGGCATCAGGCGCGGTTGCCGACTGGTGTCGAAGACGCTCTGGGCGATTCGGTCCAGCTGGCTGAAAGGATCAAATGACATCGACATGGTGAAAGATTCTCCTTCCAATGGAGGACGGCGTCAGGAGCCGTCCTGTCGTAGCGGGTGATGAGAACGGCCGCGCGCGGCGGCCCCACGCGGAGGCGCCCGCACACGTTCGGAGAGCGCTCGGACCCACAGGTCGACGAAAGGAACGGTCCGGGGGCTTCGGAGAACGCCGTGATCCGCGGCGGGACGCGGCACGGTGGCCGTTGCGGTGGACTCGGTCATGAGCACGGCCACGATCTGCGCGAACTCCGACGCGACCCACTCCGCATCCGCGGACACGATGTCCGCGAACTCCTCCTGCGCAGCATCCGCCTGCGAGCTATCCGCCTGGCACATCGCCGCCATCCGCGATCACCTCCATACCTGTCGTCGCCTGCTGTCGCGGTGCCGTGCGTCGTGGTACCGCGACCCGGAAAGATCTGGATCAACTGATGCATATTTTCTACACCCAGGTTTGACGAAATGCAAGCCCGTGGGGGAAGCTCTCTCCATGGACCCGACTTCCCGCACCGTGCCGGTGTACACCATGAGCGTTGCGGCCGAACTCCTCGACCTGCCTCCTGCGACGCTGCGGCTGTACGAGCGGAAGGGTCTGGTCCTCCCGGCGCGCACCGACGGCGGAACCCGGCGATACAGCGCTGATGACATCGACCGCATGCGCCGCATCGCCGATCACCAGACCGACGGCATCAATCTGGCCGGCATCAGAACGGTCATGGGCCTCGAGGACGAGAACGCGGAGCTCAGGGCGACGCTCGACCGGCGCGATCCCGACCCCGACACGTTCGAAAAGGACGACGCGGCACCCGAGGCTCACGGCCGGAGACGGTAGCCGGTCGATTCGTCAGGGCCGGATGGGCAACCGACGTCGCGCCGCCAGCGCGATCGCCACGATGCCCAGCACCACGGCGGCGATCAGGAGAGCCACCCCTCCTCCGAGCCGGTGAGCGGCGGCCCCCAC
It encodes:
- a CDS encoding Hsp20/alpha crystallin family protein encodes the protein MSMSFDPFSQLDRIAQSVFDTSRQPRLMPVDLFREGDRYVLNADLPGVDPGSVDVDVDGHLLTIRAERTEANRDNSRWLAQERPFGSYVRRFTIGDDVDAQGISAAYDNGVLSVVIPIAERAKPRKIQVESVGSHSSKAVTA
- a CDS encoding MerR family transcriptional regulator, whose amino-acid sequence is MDPTSRTVPVYTMSVAAELLDLPPATLRLYERKGLVLPARTDGGTRRYSADDIDRMRRIADHQTDGINLAGIRTVMGLEDENAELRATLDRRDPDPDTFEKDDAAPEAHGRRR